A region of the Lycium barbarum isolate Lr01 chromosome 1, ASM1917538v2, whole genome shotgun sequence genome:
tgaatggccaaagatgataatgACATGCCCCAAGTCTCTCTTTTATAGCTCCTCAAATTTCCCaagtcaaaatatgacaaaataaaccccaaagtttcaattttgcaaatctgtcccatttttgcaaaatgtccagttttgacagttttgcaaaactgtccagtttggcctctttttgactttgttttcacttggtttcttccgaacacttctaaatcacataaaactgaaTAGAGCaccaatattatacaaaaatacACCCGCGTGCGCAACGTGCGTCTCGCAGGTTGTATCGCATGTTCAACCTGCGGTTCGCAGTTTGTACAAAACTCTCGCAGGTCTTGCAATGTACAGAGATGACTTGCAGCACATGCGGTCATGGATGCGTCTCGCAGGTGATGCTCGCAGATGCTGCATCCaatttcttcaaatttccaaaatctCTGTACAAACTTGCTGCagaacatgcggctcgcatgtgtgacctgcgacttgcaggtcacgcttcttctattttggcttgttttgctctattttgctccattttgatccattttgctctgttatgctctctagacatcttatcctacaaaacgacataaatacacgaaaagtaacaccaaaagtgcttgaagagttacaaaagcttaagaaattagcatcgaatatcccgtaatttcacggcacatcaacacccccaactttgGAGTTTGCACAAACTGAATTGCCCAGAAAATAGAAGGAAGACAAATGAAGAACAGAATATATGGTTTTTGTATTGTGTATTTCATCGAAGGAAGGCCTCCAAATATATAGGTATGAAAAGTGACTGttcagaaaaaggaaaaaaattagccCAACGGTTATGACCATAATGACTCACTTAATTATAAATATTACAAATCTGAATAATGGCTTACTTAATTTCATAGGTTGCAAATCTGAAAAATCAATTCCATGGGACGAATATGAACATATTAAGGTAAGGATATATTTGGACAATTTCTGGTAAGGATGTATTTGGACAATTTCGGGTAACAAAACCAAATTTGAATAAGGCCTCGCGCACAAGGGGAGAGGGGGCAAATTCTTCACTTTTACCTACAAAGCCCAATTCCCATATGCGTGGGGgcccgagggggggggggggtgtcgcAAATTCTCCACTTTTGCCTACAAAGCCCAATTCTCATGTGCGCGAGGCCGCTATCTTATTCTAGCCCATATACTGGTCCAATAAATGACTTCTCAATATAAAGCAGAAGGAAAGACTTTTTCACTACCAATGAGGAACATTTGCATTTCAGAGGACAAAAGGAAAGTAAGAGAAAATGAACCCAAAAGAAAACTTTGACTTTGCATTAGTAATCAAGACTTAATACATAATTCCCACACACTAAAGTACCAACATTTATCCTCGAACTAGTATTAATTCTTGCACGTGTGATGGACAATTTGTTTCAAGAGGAGGATGGATATACAAATTCCAAAACAATACTTACATGATTACTTTTGTTGTTGGTTGAATCtatcatgatatgatgataacgACGTATAAGGACCCTTTGGTAAGATACTTGGAGCAAAATAAATGCCCCGGAAAATTGAAACGGTTTAAGTACCACTTTAAAGGGATTGATAAAGTTAACCTGGTGTGTGGTTTCTATTCGGGATGTCTAAAACTAGATGGCTTTAATTAATCAAGAGCAAAGAGTACTTGGGTTGTCTTTTCACCCCTATTTTTTATTAGAAGAATAGAAATGCAGAGATTAATTAGTTTTATTAAATCTTAGTGGATTCTTTTCGTTTACTCGATTTCGATCCCTTTACTTGCTTGGTTAGCTTTAGCATCATGGCTTTATTGATGTAGTCAAACTCGCAAATGAGCACGTTCCATTAAGCAGATTAAAATTCAGTCAATTACAAATCGACTTATAATTCAAGATACCCATATTTAACTGGGTAAAATATAAATTGGGTcacaaatcaattttttttaggaaaaggCATTAGAAGAAATGTAGCCTGTACACATAACTGACTCTGCTAAGTTGTTAGCGTTAGTCCATCTAACCCAAAAATCACACAGAATTATCAATGTACACAGTGATACATACTGGTCCAAGTCATTTCGGAGACAAGCAAATTATTATTTATAATGAAGAAGATCATCACCAAGAGAACAAGTTGAGGTTCTTGCATAGTAGAACCATGCAGTACGAGACACGAATTGAAAGGTGTTAGACGTCATAACTGTGATGCCAATTTTTCTTTTCTCgatttaaacaaaaataaaattgatGTTGTGATCCCTTCAAATATAATGAGAAAACAATTTGTATGTACTCTAAGCATGACTAAGTAACAACCAAAATAGGCATGCTGATTATGGTTACCTAACTTAATAGACAGTTCCTAATTTTATGAAGTATATCAAATGAGGCTATTGGCTGTTAATTATGAAATGAATTAAGATTAGAAAATTGACCATGCATATGCATAACGATGCAACTTGCTCGTGTTTAATATTGCACATGTCTTTCAGCCAATTTATTAGTGTTATATTGCAACATTGATCTCAAATATTTCAATGTTGCTCTAACAGATTAATGCTTGCCAAAACaagaaatttaaaaaacaaatgaAAGAACAATTCAAGGGGAAATTCAAAAACTTTGCCAAGAATATATTGTTATAGTCTACCACAAAACTATAAATACAAATCGTTATTATAACGTTCTATAAGACTTGAAAAACGATTATATGTGTAGGACGCACATAAATAGGTAATAGGTGGCATAAAAACCCAACCTAAGGCATGTTTTGTTTGTTCTCAGCCTGCCGATATGCTTTCACTTGCGCATAAACTTCACCAACAACTGCTCAAAAACCCTTTCCTATTCCTGCATTAatacaacaaccaaaaaaaaaaaaaacgtcttAGTTACTTAGTATATGGATGGGTGTTTCTAAATTTAAaccttctctttttcttttttattttaggtGGGTGGGTGTTATTCTTTTCATAAAAAAATGCTAAAGAATCATGAAAGTGATTGTCTATCTTAACAACTACTTCTTAAATGCAATCTGTACACCTTGCAAAGCAGCTTCTAACAATAATGATCAGATGAAACTATAAAACATTAAAATTGATAATGCTTTACACTAGAAACAAAACTGGTTTTATTGGATACCAAAGGAAAATTCCGTTACTTGTTCTGTTCTCTTTTCTTGATCTGTATGTATCAGTATTTCCCACAGTTATCCAAGTAGTGACCAGagaacactactaaaaaaaaaaatctttagagAAACTTTTTTCttgaacaaaaaagaaaaagaaggttcaagattattcaatccaCTGAAATTTTCTCTTTGATCTTTAAACTCGGACAAACCTAAATCAGGAGCGCTATCATGACCTTGAGTGTAGTGGGAAGAATGAAATTTCTCCACTCATAACCAAAGTTTTCCGCGTTTGAGTTTCAAAATAATTCGTAGTAGGGAACACTTCCCCTTTAGTTAGCCTATGTGGCGAGAATCCAAAATAGTCAGGTCAGAAGATTTTGAGTATGGAATAAATAATAGTCCCATGAATTCAGGACAAGTCTTTAAGCATATTCATAGCAGAACTAGTATTAAAAATCTCCAGAAAAATCAAGATTTGCTTGAGTTGAAATTCGTAAGAAATGAATACCTGTTGCTGTTGTTTCTGCTATTAGTACTATTGCTGCTGCTAGAACTGCTGCCAGTGCTTCCACTATTGTTGCTGCTACTACTACTTGAACCTGAAAATCTCTTCTTCCACCACTCTTTTTCCAAACTCTTCGATGAGTTTTCACACTGATCTTCAGGCTTAGGGGAAGCTCTAGTGGTATTTGCTGAtgaattcttcttctttttcttatttGATCTCAAAGAAACAGGTGAAACCATCTTGAGAAATAAGCCTCCATTCTCAACACTTTTACTTCTCATCAACTTTGCTTTCCTAATCTGATCATTCTTCTTAATATTAACTCTGTTCTGCACAACTTGGTTTTTCTCCCTATTGATTAAACATTTTTCTTGAGATTCTAAGGCTTTAGGCTGCTCAACAATATCCTTTAAAGAAAGCTCAAAGCAAGATTCAGGCATATTCTTAACCATTTCCATGAGTTCCCATTGCCCTCTGGCTATAGCTTGAGTTCTTGAACTCGGCGAAAGTGACCGATAATTAGTTATAGGATGTACTGGACTTCTTGGTGGGCTATTTTGCCATAAAGATGGTGAAGATGCACCAGATTCATCAGCACCATCATCTTCATGATCTTCCAATTTTTGAAATCTAAATTGATTCCCAAGTTTTTTTGTTACTTGGAAATCAAAATTGTGAGGTTCCCAATTGTCATAATTGTTATTTAAGGTTGTGACAGGGTCAAGAATATGGTTATGGATATTGGGAGTTTGTTTTCTTTGATCAAACA
Encoded here:
- the LOC132641714 gene encoding uncharacterized protein LOC132641714, with product MKNPSLKPSSPLYTHLQNFPSFSSHHFLPLTLIMFDQRKQTPNIHNHILDPVTTLNNNYDNWEPHNFDFQVTKKLGNQFRFQKLEDHEDDGADESGASSPSLWQNSPPRSPVHPITNYRSLSPSSRTQAIARGQWELMEMVKNMPESCFELSLKDIVEQPKALESQEKCLINREKNQVVQNRVNIKKNDQIRKAKLMRSKSVENGGLFLKMVSPVSLRSNKKKKKNSSANTTRASPKPEDQCENSSKSLEKEWWKKRFSGSSSSSSNNSGSTGSSSSSSNSTNSRNNSNRNRKGFLSSCW